One genomic region from Sciurus carolinensis chromosome 2, mSciCar1.2, whole genome shotgun sequence encodes:
- the Tmem230 gene encoding transmembrane protein 230 — translation MMPSRTNLTTGIPSSKVKYSRLSSTDDGYIDLQFKKSPPKIPYKAIALATVLFLIGAFLIIIGSLLLSGYISKGGADRAVPVLIIGILVFLPGFYHLRIAYYASKGYRGYSYDDIPDFDD, via the exons ATGATGCCGTCTCGTACTAATCTGACTACTGGAATCCCCAGTAGCAAAGTAAAGTATTCAAGGCTCTCCAGCACAGATGATGGCTACATTGACCTTCAG tttaAGAAAAGCCCTCCTAAGATCCCTTATAAGGCCATTGCACTTGCCACTGTGCTGTTTTTGATTGGCGCCTTTCTCATTATCATAGGCTCCCTCCTGCTATCAGGCTACATCAGTAAAGGG GGGGCAGACCGGGCCGTTCCTGTCCTGATCATTGGCATTCTGGTGTTCCTGCCAGGATTTTACCATCTACGCATTGCCTACTATGCATCTAAAGGCTACCGGGGTTACTCCTATGATGACATTCCAGACTTTGATGACTAA